One genomic segment of Kocuria rhizophila DC2201 includes these proteins:
- a CDS encoding acyl-CoA dehydrogenase family protein has product MSELLENPDFFLLDQQLSAEETALRDRVRTYGQEHVLPAINAFWERGEHPLPVFKGLADLGIVGTFIEGYGCPGLSRQAAGLVAREMGRIDGSVNTFFGVHSNLCMGSIYMLGNEEQRQRWLPTMAKIEKTGAFALTEPTHGSDSVSLETSARRDGDHWVLNGHKRWIGNGHAADVIVLYARDEADGQVKCFVVEKQEDGEYPQGYRPTVIDGKIGKRAINQADIVIEDLRIPEENRLENCHSFKDVNKVLKATRGGASWEAVGHGMAAFEIAANYALEREQFGMPIANYQLVQERLATMLSDLTSMQLLCTRMAQLQESDQLTDAMASLVKMTTSRKALDMCRTARDMLGGNGLLLENHIGRHLTDMEVVSTYEGTDSVQALIVGRAITGVSAFTRTRR; this is encoded by the coding sequence ATGAGCGAACTGCTCGAGAACCCCGACTTCTTCCTGCTGGACCAGCAGCTCTCCGCCGAGGAGACCGCCCTGCGCGACCGCGTGCGGACCTACGGCCAGGAGCACGTGCTGCCCGCGATCAACGCGTTCTGGGAGCGCGGCGAGCACCCCCTGCCCGTGTTCAAGGGCCTCGCAGACCTGGGGATCGTGGGCACGTTCATCGAGGGCTACGGCTGCCCCGGGCTCTCCCGGCAGGCCGCCGGGCTGGTGGCCCGGGAGATGGGCCGGATCGACGGCTCCGTGAACACGTTCTTCGGGGTGCACTCCAACCTGTGCATGGGCAGCATCTACATGCTGGGCAACGAGGAGCAGCGCCAGCGGTGGCTGCCCACCATGGCGAAGATCGAGAAGACCGGGGCGTTCGCGCTCACCGAGCCCACCCACGGCTCGGACTCCGTGTCCCTGGAGACCTCCGCGCGCCGGGACGGGGACCACTGGGTGCTCAACGGGCACAAGCGCTGGATCGGCAACGGGCACGCCGCGGACGTGATCGTGCTCTACGCCCGGGACGAGGCGGACGGGCAGGTCAAGTGCTTCGTGGTGGAGAAGCAGGAGGACGGCGAGTACCCGCAGGGCTACCGCCCCACCGTGATCGACGGCAAGATCGGCAAGCGCGCCATCAACCAGGCGGACATCGTGATCGAGGACCTGCGGATCCCCGAGGAGAACCGGCTGGAGAACTGCCACAGCTTCAAGGACGTCAACAAGGTGCTCAAGGCCACCCGCGGCGGTGCCTCGTGGGAGGCCGTGGGCCACGGCATGGCGGCGTTCGAGATCGCCGCGAACTACGCCCTGGAGCGCGAGCAGTTCGGCATGCCGATCGCCAACTACCAGCTGGTGCAGGAGCGCCTGGCCACCATGCTCTCGGACCTGACCTCCATGCAGCTGCTGTGCACCCGCATGGCGCAGCTGCAGGAGAGCGACCAGCTCACGGACGCCATGGCCTCCCTGGTGAAGATGACCACGTCCCGCAAGGCCCTGGACATGTGCCGCACCGCCCGGGACATGCTGGGCGGCAACGGGCTGCTGCTGGAGAACCACATCGGCCGCCACCTCACGGACATGGAGGTGGTCTCCACGTACGAGGGCACGGACTCCGTGCAGGCGCTCATCGTGGGCCGGGCGATCACCGGCGTCTCCGCGTTCACGCGCACCCGCCGCTGA
- a CDS encoding CaiB/BaiF CoA transferase family protein, with protein sequence MSLTQDPATPGPLSGVVVADFSRVLAGPYCTMLLADMGATVVKVEGPAGDDTRGYKPPSRDGVGTYYLSVNRNKHSIVLDLRDPADLETAYEIIDAADVFVENFKPGGLARYGLDPEAVAERWPGLIHTSITGFGTDRGAHLPGYDLLVQGVSGFMSVTGSADGPPQRAGVAMFDVLTGLHAAVAILGALHERDTSGKGQHIHLDLLSSALSSLVNQTTGYAACGNDPQRMGNDHPSLFPYGPFPTADKDLIITVGNNPQFRRFVTVLGLPELAEDPRFDTVENRNHHRDELRPLLNEALSSDTAEVWASRLQAEGLPCAPILTIPEGVEYATSLGLEPVVEVGEGEEAVPLIKNPVTFSRTPVRYDKAPPALGADGTEVMDWLRTHRKDIP encoded by the coding sequence ATGTCCCTCACCCAGGATCCTGCGACCCCCGGGCCGCTCAGCGGAGTGGTCGTTGCGGACTTCTCCCGCGTGCTCGCGGGCCCGTACTGCACCATGCTGCTCGCGGACATGGGCGCCACCGTGGTCAAGGTGGAGGGCCCCGCCGGGGACGACACCCGCGGGTACAAGCCGCCCAGCCGGGACGGGGTGGGCACCTACTACCTCTCCGTGAACCGCAACAAGCACTCCATCGTGCTGGACCTGCGCGATCCGGCGGACCTGGAGACCGCGTACGAGATCATCGACGCTGCGGACGTGTTCGTCGAGAACTTCAAGCCCGGCGGGCTGGCCCGCTACGGGCTGGACCCCGAGGCCGTGGCCGAGCGGTGGCCCGGGCTCATCCACACGAGCATCACCGGATTCGGCACGGACCGCGGCGCGCACCTGCCCGGCTACGACCTGCTGGTCCAGGGCGTCTCGGGCTTCATGTCCGTGACCGGCTCCGCGGACGGCCCGCCCCAGCGTGCGGGCGTGGCGATGTTCGACGTCCTCACCGGGCTGCACGCCGCCGTGGCCATTCTGGGCGCCCTGCACGAGCGGGACACCTCCGGGAAGGGCCAGCACATCCACCTGGACCTGCTCTCCTCGGCGCTGTCCTCCCTGGTCAACCAGACCACGGGCTACGCCGCGTGCGGCAACGACCCCCAGCGCATGGGCAACGACCACCCCAGCCTGTTCCCCTACGGCCCCTTCCCCACCGCGGACAAGGACCTCATCATCACGGTGGGCAACAACCCCCAGTTCCGGCGCTTCGTCACGGTCCTCGGGCTGCCCGAGCTCGCCGAGGATCCCCGCTTCGACACCGTGGAGAACCGCAACCACCACCGGGACGAGCTGCGCCCGCTGCTCAACGAGGCGCTGTCCTCGGACACCGCCGAGGTGTGGGCGTCCCGGCTGCAGGCGGAGGGCCTGCCGTGCGCCCCCATCCTCACCATCCCGGAGGGCGTGGAGTACGCGACCTCCCTGGGCCTGGAGCCCGTGGTCGAGGTGGGCGAGGGCGAGGAGGCCGTGCCCCTGATCAAGAACCCCGTGACCTTCAGCCGCACCCCGGTGCGCTACGACAAGGCCCCGCCCGCCCTCGGCGCGGACGGCACCGAGGTCATGGACTGGCTCCGCACCCACCGAAAGGACATCCCATGA
- a CDS encoding LysR family transcriptional regulator has translation MEVHEAKAFLAVAEELHFGRAAATLRIAQPPLSRLIKSIEKSLGAQLFERSTRQVSLTPAGAALVEPARELVAASEQARTAVAKSMTGETGRVRLGFAGASINRKVGELARHVRTHRPGVHLELHGSQFSHTAMQKVLDGSLDVAIGRWDFIPSELRSSVIGHEEVMVVLPSNHPLAEAPRVEMSQLAEESWVILPAGPGAALQNRLTSLATAAGFVPRVAQVAPDSWTLVVLVAAQIGCALSLDTVRDNVSSDGVVFRPLAQPQRPLDVQLVWRAADSNPALRAVVRLAQNLYGDPRGQAAEVPGS, from the coding sequence ATGGAAGTCCACGAGGCCAAGGCGTTCCTGGCGGTTGCGGAGGAGCTGCACTTCGGGCGGGCCGCCGCCACCCTGCGGATCGCGCAGCCACCCCTGAGCCGGCTGATCAAGAGCATCGAGAAGTCCCTGGGCGCGCAGCTGTTCGAGCGCAGCACCCGGCAGGTCTCGCTCACCCCGGCCGGTGCGGCCCTCGTGGAGCCTGCACGGGAGCTGGTGGCGGCCTCGGAGCAGGCCCGCACCGCGGTGGCCAAGTCCATGACCGGGGAGACCGGGCGGGTGCGCCTCGGGTTCGCGGGGGCGTCCATCAACCGGAAGGTGGGGGAGCTGGCCCGCCACGTGCGCACCCACCGCCCCGGGGTGCACCTGGAGCTGCACGGCTCGCAGTTCTCCCACACCGCCATGCAGAAGGTGCTGGACGGCTCCCTGGACGTGGCCATCGGGCGGTGGGACTTCATCCCCTCGGAGCTGCGCTCGTCCGTGATCGGGCACGAGGAGGTCATGGTGGTGCTGCCCAGCAACCACCCGCTCGCGGAGGCGCCCCGGGTGGAGATGTCCCAGCTGGCCGAGGAGTCCTGGGTGATCCTGCCCGCGGGTCCGGGGGCCGCGCTGCAGAACCGGCTGACCTCCCTGGCCACCGCCGCGGGCTTCGTGCCGCGGGTGGCCCAGGTGGCACCGGACTCGTGGACGCTGGTGGTGCTCGTGGCCGCCCAGATCGGCTGCGCCCTGAGCCTGGACACCGTGCGGGACAACGTGTCCTCGGACGGCGTAGTGTTCCGGCCCCTCGCCCAGCCGCAGCGCCCCCTGGACGTGCAGCTCGTGTGGCGGGCGGCGGACTCCAACCCCGCGCTGCGCGCTGTGGTGCGCCTGGCCCAGAACCTCTACGGGGACCCCCGCGGCCAGGCTGCAGAGGTCCCCGGGAGCTAG
- a CDS encoding 3-hydroxyacyl-CoA dehydrogenase family protein encodes MSENPLKDIQHITVIGAGAMGSQIAMVCALAGYDTDVVDIKQEAVDKASEQLHSRMDRDVSKGRRTQEDVDAAFERLTFSTDRDVCAAQADFVIEAAVEDLTIKRQVFAELDAVCPEHTILATNSSNIVSSRVADATNRPEKVCNVHFFNPALVMKCVEVVPHEGTSRETVETAMELARSIGKAPVELKKEVPGFVANRLLGALRSEALKLYEDGVADYKDIDVAAKTALNHPMGPFELMDMVGIDVVYLIRLAEYEQTGDPASLPAESVKEKYEAGDYGRKTGHGWYDYK; translated from the coding sequence GTGAGCGAGAACCCCCTGAAGGACATCCAGCACATCACCGTGATCGGCGCCGGGGCCATGGGCTCCCAGATCGCTATGGTGTGCGCCCTGGCCGGGTACGACACGGACGTGGTGGACATCAAGCAGGAGGCCGTGGACAAGGCCTCCGAGCAGCTGCACTCCCGCATGGACCGGGACGTCAGCAAGGGCCGGCGCACCCAGGAGGACGTCGATGCCGCGTTCGAGCGCCTGACGTTCTCCACGGACCGGGACGTGTGCGCCGCGCAGGCGGACTTCGTGATCGAGGCCGCGGTGGAGGACCTCACCATCAAGCGCCAGGTCTTCGCGGAACTGGACGCCGTGTGCCCCGAGCACACCATCCTGGCCACGAACTCCTCGAACATCGTCTCCTCGCGCGTGGCGGACGCCACGAACCGCCCGGAGAAGGTGTGCAACGTGCACTTCTTCAACCCCGCGCTGGTGATGAAGTGCGTGGAGGTGGTCCCCCATGAGGGCACCTCGCGCGAGACCGTGGAGACCGCCATGGAGCTGGCCCGCTCGATCGGCAAGGCCCCCGTGGAGCTCAAGAAGGAGGTCCCGGGCTTCGTGGCCAACCGCCTGCTGGGTGCGCTGCGCTCCGAGGCGCTGAAGCTCTACGAAGACGGTGTGGCGGACTACAAGGACATCGACGTGGCCGCCAAGACCGCCCTGAACCACCCCATGGGTCCGTTCGAGCTCATGGACATGGTGGGCATCGACGTGGTCTACCTGATCCGGCTGGCCGAGTACGAGCAGACCGGCGACCCCGCGTCCCTGCCGGCGGAGTCCGTCAAGGAGAAGTACGAGGCCGGTGACTACGGCCGCAAGACCGGCCACGGGTGGTACGACTACAAGTAG
- a CDS encoding enoyl-CoA hydratase/isomerase family protein, with the protein MSAENNDVLTVDVTDGIALVTVNRPEVRNAINATVLRAITETLAELAENDDVQVLVFTGAGDKAFVAGADINELAVRTPKDGLKATMQGVYEKVEQFPKPTIAAVNGYAFGGGHELALACDIRVASTNAQFALPETGLGIMPAAGGTQRLAKLVGLGRATEIVLTGRRVKADEALDMGLVTQVVEPGELLATAREAAQAIMAKGPLAIQLAKTVIRHGFDVDHQTGILLERLAQSVLYSSAEKAEGTTAFLEKRTPDFHSAAQKDAPQNAQKDVSK; encoded by the coding sequence ATGAGCGCAGAGAACAACGACGTCCTGACCGTGGACGTCACGGACGGGATCGCCCTGGTCACCGTGAACCGGCCGGAGGTGCGCAACGCGATCAATGCGACCGTGCTGCGGGCCATCACCGAGACCCTCGCGGAGCTGGCCGAGAACGATGACGTGCAGGTGCTGGTCTTCACCGGCGCCGGGGACAAGGCGTTCGTGGCGGGCGCGGACATCAACGAGCTCGCCGTGCGCACCCCCAAGGACGGGCTGAAGGCCACCATGCAGGGCGTGTACGAGAAGGTGGAGCAGTTCCCCAAGCCCACCATCGCGGCCGTGAACGGCTACGCGTTCGGCGGCGGGCACGAGCTGGCCCTGGCGTGCGACATCCGGGTGGCCTCCACCAACGCGCAGTTCGCGCTGCCCGAGACCGGGCTGGGCATCATGCCCGCCGCGGGCGGCACGCAGCGCCTGGCCAAGCTCGTGGGCCTGGGCCGGGCCACCGAGATCGTGCTCACCGGGCGCCGCGTGAAGGCGGACGAGGCCCTGGACATGGGGCTCGTGACGCAGGTGGTGGAGCCGGGCGAGCTGCTGGCCACCGCCCGCGAGGCGGCGCAGGCCATCATGGCCAAGGGGCCGCTGGCCATCCAGCTCGCCAAGACCGTGATCCGCCACGGCTTCGACGTGGACCACCAGACCGGGATCCTGCTGGAGCGCCTGGCCCAGTCCGTGCTCTACAGCAGCGCCGAGAAGGCCGAGGGAACCACCGCGTTCCTGGAGAAGCGGACCCCCGATTTCCACAGCGCAGCACAGAAGGACGCGCCGCAGAACGCACAGAAGGACGTGAGCAAGTGA
- a CDS encoding TRAP transporter permease, producing MSTPYQTGDAAGPASASAPTGTAGPITTPGPAIDPRTGAEITATHPHGGDDAAQPTMPSDVSLHDASPRLTPFWRSLVIVLTVVGVLLTMNQVFFWNVGGVTIPTNSFLYLLIAVFVPIVFIVTPIRKHAPGSAARQRRGVPWYDVLLVLAVVGTSVYFAVHGIEIQEYGWQYMAPTLATVLSFVFWALILETLRRAAGLVVLVIAFLFSVYPLFAGIIPLSFLQGISYDLPTLAQVHTMGVDSVLGLPLQTAGTILVGFLLFGVVLQHTGGADFFHELSMAVFGRYRGGSAKVAVASSAAMGMMSGSAVSNVLTTGPMTIPAMKRSGFSARVAGAVEATASSGGSITPPIMGTAAFLMVSFVGVPYTSILVAATIPAILYYLGIFLQIDGYAAQRGLRGTPKNLLPRARHALAMGWPYLGALAVLTVLLFTTDSEAQVPYWVVAILLLIALVKPSVTFGPRQWVDMGVDVGKTLAQIVGIIAGVGLILGGLTATGVALSLSRDLVALVGDNVVLILIAGAVVCFILGMGLTISAAYVFLAIVMVPAVTALGVDPIAAHLFVIYWASVSYITPPVGLAAFAAAGISKASPMATCFSAMKLGAVKYVVPFGFALNPALVAQGEPVHIVLAFLSSLVAVYAIAAAMGGWLTFVERQLPLYLRVVLAVGGFMMFLPGALVTLIGLALVVAAAVLARLSRPRAVVDPETGQITRVPEGAEVPDAARGTHGAHDTGGATAGAHAPHENTKENAS from the coding sequence ATGAGCACCCCGTACCAGACCGGCGACGCCGCCGGCCCCGCCAGTGCCTCGGCTCCCACTGGCACCGCTGGCCCCATCACCACCCCCGGACCGGCTATCGACCCCCGCACCGGCGCGGAGATCACCGCCACGCACCCGCACGGGGGTGACGACGCCGCCCAGCCCACCATGCCCTCGGACGTCTCCCTGCACGACGCGAGCCCGCGGCTGACGCCGTTCTGGCGCAGCCTGGTGATCGTGCTGACCGTGGTGGGCGTGCTGCTGACCATGAACCAGGTGTTCTTCTGGAACGTGGGCGGGGTGACCATCCCCACCAACTCGTTCCTGTACCTGCTGATCGCGGTGTTCGTGCCGATCGTGTTCATCGTGACCCCCATCCGCAAGCACGCCCCCGGGTCCGCGGCTCGGCAGCGGCGGGGCGTGCCGTGGTACGACGTGCTCCTGGTGCTGGCCGTGGTGGGCACCAGCGTGTACTTCGCGGTGCACGGCATCGAGATCCAGGAGTACGGCTGGCAGTACATGGCCCCCACCCTGGCCACCGTGCTGAGCTTCGTGTTCTGGGCCCTGATCCTGGAGACCCTGCGCCGGGCCGCCGGACTCGTGGTGCTCGTGATCGCGTTCCTGTTCTCCGTGTACCCGCTGTTCGCGGGGATCATCCCGCTGTCCTTCCTGCAGGGCATCTCCTACGACCTGCCCACCCTGGCCCAGGTGCACACCATGGGCGTGGACAGCGTGCTGGGCCTGCCCCTGCAGACCGCGGGCACCATCCTGGTGGGCTTCCTGCTCTTCGGCGTGGTGCTGCAGCACACCGGCGGCGCGGACTTCTTCCACGAGCTGTCCATGGCCGTGTTCGGCCGCTACCGCGGCGGCTCCGCCAAGGTGGCCGTGGCCAGCTCCGCGGCCATGGGCATGATGAGCGGCTCGGCGGTGTCCAACGTGCTGACCACGGGGCCCATGACCATCCCGGCCATGAAGCGCTCCGGGTTCAGCGCCCGGGTGGCCGGGGCCGTGGAGGCCACCGCATCCTCCGGCGGCTCCATCACCCCGCCCATCATGGGCACCGCGGCGTTCCTGATGGTCTCCTTCGTGGGCGTGCCGTACACGTCCATCCTGGTGGCGGCCACCATCCCCGCGATCCTCTACTACCTGGGCATCTTCCTGCAGATCGACGGCTACGCCGCCCAGCGCGGACTGCGCGGCACGCCCAAGAACCTGCTGCCGCGCGCCCGCCATGCCCTGGCCATGGGCTGGCCCTACCTGGGCGCCCTGGCCGTGCTCACGGTGCTGCTGTTCACCACGGACTCCGAGGCGCAGGTGCCCTACTGGGTGGTGGCCATCCTGCTGCTGATCGCCCTGGTCAAGCCCAGCGTCACGTTCGGCCCCCGCCAGTGGGTGGACATGGGCGTGGACGTGGGCAAGACGCTCGCGCAGATCGTGGGGATCATCGCGGGCGTGGGCCTGATCCTCGGTGGGCTGACCGCCACGGGCGTGGCCCTGTCCCTCTCGCGTGACCTGGTGGCCCTGGTGGGCGACAACGTGGTGCTCATCCTGATCGCCGGCGCCGTGGTGTGCTTCATCCTGGGCATGGGCCTGACCATCTCCGCCGCGTACGTGTTCCTGGCCATCGTGATGGTCCCGGCCGTCACGGCCCTGGGCGTGGACCCGATCGCCGCGCACCTGTTCGTCATCTACTGGGCCTCGGTCTCCTACATCACCCCGCCCGTGGGGCTCGCGGCCTTCGCGGCGGCGGGCATCTCCAAGGCCTCCCCCATGGCCACGTGCTTCTCCGCCATGAAGCTCGGCGCGGTGAAGTACGTGGTGCCGTTCGGCTTCGCGCTCAACCCCGCGCTGGTGGCCCAGGGGGAGCCGGTGCACATCGTGCTGGCCTTCCTCTCCAGCCTCGTGGCGGTCTACGCGATCGCCGCGGCCATGGGCGGCTGGCTCACGTTCGTGGAACGCCAGCTGCCCCTGTACCTGCGGGTGGTTCTCGCGGTGGGCGGATTCATGATGTTCTTGCCTGGGGCCCTGGTCACGCTCATCGGTCTGGCGCTGGTGGTCGCGGCCGCGGTGCTCGCGCGCCTGAGCCGGCCGCGCGCCGTCGTCGACCCCGAGACCGGGCAGATCACCCGGGTGCCGGAGGGAGCCGAGGTTCCCGACGCCGCCCGCGGCACGCACGGCGCGCACGACACCGGTGGTGCCACCGCGGGTGCGCACGCCCCGCACGAGAACACGAAGGAGAACGCATCATGA
- a CDS encoding TAXI family TRAP transporter solute-binding subunit → MPRTLNRRALLAAAASLPVLAGVAGCSGGSKAAGGSQQLVWSTYGVGTGTYNDLAAVANTLTQKTGRQIRLMTSDTGIGRLAPLINGTAQYSRTGDEYYYAFEGNDEYCSEQWGPQALRLVWTPPGNYGVLVRKDSGIETVADLKGKKFPKLIASTSINRKMEAILNFGGLTGKDVQMVDVTYSGQIEALKTGQIDTLYQNVVGANVSELASQYPIRWLNLGGGTPDQYATWKELAPMVKPGEFSKGAGLAKGETAVNMQYTIPVVARADRPAEEVAALVADMDRYYPDYKDTTPDAHRFGTDQIQLTPLVIPFHDAMVDFLTSKGRWSKDLQTRQDALLERERRMHEAWPAFWQDHKDREDPKSARKQWVDWKKANLPELPDTPGTLPGASSTTAPSGGHA, encoded by the coding sequence ATGCCCCGTACACTCAACCGCCGCGCGCTCCTGGCCGCAGCGGCGTCGTTACCCGTGCTGGCCGGTGTGGCCGGGTGCTCGGGCGGCTCGAAGGCCGCCGGGGGCTCGCAGCAGCTCGTGTGGTCCACGTACGGCGTGGGCACGGGCACGTACAACGATCTCGCCGCGGTGGCCAACACGCTGACCCAGAAGACGGGCCGGCAGATCCGGCTGATGACCTCGGACACCGGCATCGGGCGCCTGGCGCCGCTGATCAACGGGACCGCGCAGTACTCCCGCACCGGGGACGAGTACTACTACGCGTTCGAAGGCAACGACGAGTACTGCTCGGAGCAGTGGGGCCCGCAAGCGCTGCGCCTCGTGTGGACTCCCCCGGGCAACTACGGGGTGCTGGTGCGCAAGGACAGCGGCATCGAGACCGTGGCGGACCTCAAGGGGAAGAAGTTCCCCAAGCTGATCGCGAGCACGTCCATCAACCGCAAGATGGAGGCGATTCTCAACTTCGGCGGCCTCACCGGCAAGGACGTCCAGATGGTGGACGTCACCTACAGCGGCCAGATCGAGGCGCTGAAGACCGGGCAGATCGACACCCTGTACCAGAACGTGGTGGGCGCCAACGTCTCTGAGCTCGCGTCCCAGTACCCCATCCGCTGGCTGAACCTGGGCGGCGGCACACCCGACCAGTACGCCACGTGGAAGGAGCTGGCCCCCATGGTCAAGCCCGGCGAGTTCTCCAAGGGCGCGGGCCTGGCCAAGGGCGAGACGGCGGTGAACATGCAGTACACCATCCCGGTGGTCGCCCGCGCGGACCGCCCCGCGGAGGAGGTGGCCGCGCTGGTCGCGGACATGGACCGCTACTACCCGGACTACAAGGACACCACCCCGGACGCCCACCGCTTCGGCACGGACCAGATCCAGCTCACGCCCCTGGTGATCCCGTTCCACGACGCCATGGTGGATTTCCTCACCAGCAAGGGCCGCTGGAGCAAGGACCTGCAGACCCGCCAGGACGCCCTGCTGGAGCGCGAGCGCCGCATGCACGAGGCCTGGCCCGCGTTCTGGCAGGACCACAAGGACCGCGAGGACCCCAAGTCCGCGCGCAAGCAGTGGGTGGACTGGAAGAAGGCCAACCTCCCCGAGCTCCCGGACACCCCCGGCACCCTGCCCGGCGCCTCGTCCACCACCGCACCCTCCGGAGGCCACGCATGA
- a CDS encoding cytidine deaminase, whose protein sequence is MDTSALDYVVTECKALLETRFPDGSEHGAAAMLLEDGAVVTGTAPDMPNAAVEVCHEIEPYCAAHRLDLRVVASVCVHRRADGSVVVLSPCGVCRERLAAYGPDVLAAVADRDDPTAVVWKRLADLLPDYWLTALTGDAHPGWLR, encoded by the coding sequence ATGGACACTTCCGCTCTGGACTACGTCGTGACCGAGTGCAAGGCACTACTCGAAACCCGGTTTCCGGACGGGTCGGAGCACGGTGCGGCGGCCATGCTGCTCGAGGACGGCGCCGTGGTCACCGGAACCGCCCCGGACATGCCGAATGCCGCGGTCGAGGTGTGCCACGAGATCGAACCGTACTGTGCCGCCCACCGGTTGGACCTCAGGGTGGTGGCCTCGGTGTGTGTGCACCGCAGGGCGGATGGCAGCGTCGTCGTGCTGAGCCCGTGCGGGGTGTGCCGGGAACGGTTGGCGGCGTACGGGCCGGACGTCCTGGCGGCGGTGGCGGACCGGGACGATCCCACGGCGGTCGTGTGGAAGCGATTGGCGGACCTGCTGCCGGACTACTGGCTGACCGCGCTGACGGGTGACGCCCACCCCGGCTGGCTGCGGTGA
- a CDS encoding PIN domain-containing protein, with product MTNDPKDRHVLAAAVRSRAELIVTSNQKDFPTTALKPYDVAVRSPDDFLLDQLNLDPSTVVRIAEEVVADMRNPTITWNGYLEGLARAGLPLCATELEKRTAGVG from the coding sequence ATGACCAATGACCCCAAGGACAGACATGTGCTGGCAGCAGCGGTCCGTTCAAGAGCCGAGCTCATCGTGACATCCAACCAGAAGGACTTCCCGACGACCGCCCTCAAGCCCTATGACGTTGCGGTGCGGTCTCCGGATGACTTCTTACTCGATCAGTTGAATTTGGACCCTTCAACCGTGGTCCGCATCGCCGAAGAAGTGGTGGCGGACATGCGGAATCCGACGATCACGTGGAATGGGTACCTCGAGGGTCTCGCTCGCGCCGGCTTGCCCCTATGTGCTACGGAACTCGAAAAGCGGACCGCAGGAGTCGGCTAG
- a CDS encoding helix-turn-helix domain-containing protein, with the protein MREGHAPPRRRAGRQCQSWKDPQLLTGTNLVPRYPLWRSTYGSGCGRARAADHLGISRPTLVKLLEQGDIPFTKVGRHRRVLLTDLIAYEERLEKTRREGLRQATHEAANHGTYFDIPADPATR; encoded by the coding sequence CTGCGCGAAGGGCACGCGCCGCCTCGTCGCCGGGCAGGGCGGCAATGCCAATCCTGGAAAGACCCGCAACTCCTAACTGGGACCAACCTTGTCCCGCGGTACCCGCTCTGGCGTTCGACCTATGGAAGCGGCTGCGGCAGAGCGAGGGCTGCTGATCATCTGGGAATTTCCCGGCCGACACTGGTCAAGCTGCTGGAGCAAGGTGATATCCCATTCACCAAAGTCGGAAGACACCGCAGAGTCCTGCTGACTGATCTCATTGCCTACGAAGAACGCCTCGAGAAGACACGCCGCGAAGGCCTCCGACAGGCAACTCACGAGGCAGCTAACCACGGCACATACTTCGACATCCCGGCAGACCCGGCCACCCGGTAA